AACAAGTTTTTGACATCGGTAACACTCAAATATCATTCCAGATTCACACTTTTTACAATTACAACCTCTAGGCGGAAGCCCGACTATTTCTAAGAGATTTTGAGAGAGATTGAAAAGTTGTAAGTTAATAAATTCTTTATTCATGTCTAGTTTCCTAATTGTTGTTGAATTTGAACATAAATGTTATCGGGAACAGTCCATAATCCAGGCATTCCCCGTGCCGCAATTGGGTTAGGAAGTCGCTTAATGTTCGTGAGTTCCCAAGCATAAAGTCCAGGTGCCCAATACCCAGACACTCGCTCAAGATGTGATTGTTTATTAATCAGTTCTTTTGTCATCAAATGAATGTCTTTGAGAGTGGCAATGGCAATGATTTTCCCGAATGTTGAGTTGAAATAAGTTTCATCAAAGCTGAAAGTCCCTTTCAGAGCGAAAAGAATATCAATATAATCTTCTAAGGGACTCAACGGTTCTTTCCCTACATGAATTGCTAGTTTTCCTCTATAATTCCGTTGCCAACTACGGGTTTC
The nucleotide sequence above comes from Planktothrix agardhii NIES-204. Encoded proteins:
- a CDS encoding hypothetical protein (conserved hypothetical protein); amino-acid sequence: MQALTIHQPWASLLVKGKKQFETRSWQRNYRGKLAIHVGKEPLSPLEDYIDILFALKGTFSFDETYFNSTFGKIIAIATLKDIHLMTKELINKQSHLERVSGYWAPGLYAWELTNIKRLPNPIAARGMPGLWTVPDNIYVQIQQQLGN